The segment ACAAAAGGTTCCGCCCCTTCATTCTGGGTAACGGATTTTTCGAAAACGTTTTCATCGCGCCAAAAAGAGAGGACTTGCTCTTCAATTTGCGGGAATAAGGGTTTCGAGTTGTCTAGGTTTTTAGTGAAGGACTCCATCGAGCGTTTGATTGACGAGTTTGTCCGCAAGCTTGTTCTGCTCTCGGCGGACGTGGGTAAATCGGTATGGCAGGCCTGTGGCGCGAAGCTTCTTAAGTACTTCCGCGTGCAACGCCTGCAGCGTAATTTCTTTTACCCGGTACTGCCCGAGGATCTGTCGGACAACCAACTCACTATCAAGGAAGAAATGAAGTTCTGTGACTGGAATTTCTA is part of the Verrucomicrobiia bacterium genome and harbors:
- a CDS encoding ribonuclease HI family protein, which produces MSILTIHTDGGARGNPGPAAVGVVLESGDFHLEHGRHIGDATNNVAEYTGVIDALDRVAELEIPVTELHFFLDSELVVRQILGQYRVKEITLQALHAEVLKKLRATGLPYRFTHVRREQNKLADKLVNQTLDGVLH